The Bacteroidota bacterium genomic interval TGACAGCAGTGAAAACTTACCATTCACAAACCCGTCAGGAATGTGGCTCTGGAAAAGCCAGACAACTACTACATACGGCAAATGGAACGGACATCGACTTCGAACTGTTCTTGTAGATATTCGAACAGAGTTTTTGCCTCAAGAGCCTGATTTAATGCGTTTTATTGAATTTTATCAAGACTAGCGAAACGCCGAGATTCCAGTGATGTCCATGCCCGTGATGAGCAAGTGGATGTCGTGGGTGCCTTCGTAGGTGATGACCGTTTCGAGGTTCATCATGTGGCGCATGATCGGGTATTCGCCGGTGATGCCCATGCCGCCAAACATTTGACGAGCTTCGCGGGCGACGGTCAAGGCCATCATCACGTTGTTGCGCTTGGCCATCGAAATCATCGCACTTGTCGCCTTGTGCTCATTTTTGAGTTGGCCGAGGCGGTATGTGAGGAGCTGTGCCTTGGTGATCTCGGTGATCATTTCGGCGAGTTTCTTTTGCTGCAATTGGAAGCTCGCGATCGGCTTGTCAAATTGAATGCGTTCCTTGGAATACTTCAATGCGCTGTCGTAGCAGGCCATGGCCGCGCCAATCGCGCCCCAAGCAATCCCGTAACGGGCGCTGTCCAGACAGCTCATCGGTCCTTTTAGGCCGCGTACGTCGGGGAAAAGATTCGCCTTGGGCACACGGACATTGTCGAATACCAATTCGCCGGTCGTCGATGCGCGGAGCGACCACTTGTTGTGGATTTCAGGGGTGCTGAAGCCTTCCATGCCGCGCTCCACGATCAATCCGCGGATTTTGCCCTGCTCGTCCTTGGCCCAGACCACCGCAATGTCGGCAAATGGCGAATTGCTGATCCAGGTTTTGGCACCGTTCAAGATCACGAAGTCGCCATCTTCCTTGAAGTGGGTCGTCATGCCGCCGGGGTTGCTCCCGTGATCGGGTTCGGTCAAGCCGAAACAGCCCATCATTTCGCCAGAAGCCAGCTTTGGAAGGTATTTGCGGCGATGTTCCTCGGTTCCGTAGCGGTAAATCGGGTACATCACCAACGATCCTTGGACTGAAACCATCGACCGAAGTCCGGAGTCCGCGCGCTCGACTTCCTGCATGATCACGCCGTAGGCGATTTCATCCAATCCGGCGCAGCCGTATTCCTTTGGCAATGAGGGCCCAAAGATGCCCAAGGCTCCGATTTCGGGAATCAAATGGGTCGGACATTTGCAATTCTGCGCCCATTCTTCAATGTCGGGCATAACTTTGGCGTCGATAAAATCGCGCACCGCACCACGGATCATTTTCAGTTCTTCGCTGAAAAGGTCGTCGAGGAGATAATAATCAGGGGCTGTATAAGGAGTTACTGCTGCCATTGCATTTTCTTATTTGAGCGGCAAAGTTAATCGGGAATTGAGAATGGAAAATGGAAAATTGAGAATGATTTGTTCAATGTACTTCTCCTTCATTGAAATTTCAATCTAGACTTCTTACTGTTCACTTTTCACTAATCACTTTTCACTTCTCACTCCTCCCCCACTTCCTTCCCATTGATGATCACAGTTTCAACCTGATCGCGGCAATAGTAATAAGGTAGCGCAGCAAGGCTTTCCATCGGGGCCGTAATGACGAAGTCGGCGCGCTTTCCGGGTTCAATGCTGCCGATTTCGTGGCTCATGCCGAGGGCTGCGGCACCATTTAATGTGATGGCTGCCAACGCTTCTTCGGGCAACAACCGCATTTTGGTGCAGGCAAGGCTCATCATGAACTGCATGTTTCCACCCGGGCTGCTGCCGGGATTGAAATCGCTGGCAATGCAGACCGGAAGGCCTTCGTCGATCATTTGACGTGCCGGCGCAAAGGGGATTCCCAAGAAAAATGAACAACCAGGCAGAACCGTCGGAATCGTTTGGCAGCGCAGAAGTGCCTTGATTTCGTCTGCGCCGATGCATTCAAGGTGGTCGACACTCAAGGCATTGTTGGCGACACCGACCTGCACCCCACCCGAATTGGCGAGTTCGTTGGCGTGGATTTTGGCGCGGAGGCCGTATTTGGCGCCGGCTTGAATGATGCGGGCCGTTTCTTCAACTGTGAAATAGCCTTTGTCGCAGAATACATCAATGAAATCGGCCAATTTTTCTTCCGCGACGCGCGGCAGCATTTCATTGACCACCAAATCGACGTAGCCGGTTTGGTTACCTTTGAATTCGGCGGGGACTGCATGCGCGCCGAGAAAAGTGGTGCGAATGCGAATCGGACACCACTGCGAAATGCGTTTGGCAACACGCAGCATCTTCAATTCGTCTTCGATTGTCAAGCCGTAGCCGCTTTTGATCTCGACCGTCGTCGTGCCCCAAGACAGGATTTCCCAGGCACGTGCCACCGCAGATTCCAGCAATTGCTCCTCCGACATTTCGCGGAGGCGCTTGGCGCTGTTGAGGATGCCACCGCCGCGGGCGGCAATGTCTTCGTAGCTCAAGCCTTTGATGCGGTCGACATATTCCGTTTCCCGACCCTT includes:
- a CDS encoding acyl-CoA dehydrogenase family protein gives rise to the protein MAAVTPYTAPDYYLLDDLFSEELKMIRGAVRDFIDAKVMPDIEEWAQNCKCPTHLIPEIGALGIFGPSLPKEYGCAGLDEIAYGVIMQEVERADSGLRSMVSVQGSLVMYPIYRYGTEEHRRKYLPKLASGEMMGCFGLTEPDHGSNPGGMTTHFKEDGDFVILNGAKTWISNSPFADIAVVWAKDEQGKIRGLIVERGMEGFSTPEIHNKWSLRASTTGELVFDNVRVPKANLFPDVRGLKGPMSCLDSARYGIAWGAIGAAMACYDSALKYSKERIQFDKPIASFQLQQKKLAEMITEITKAQLLTYRLGQLKNEHKATSAMISMAKRNNVMMALTVAREARQMFGGMGITGEYPIMRHMMNLETVITYEGTHDIHLLITGMDITGISAFR
- a CDS encoding imidazolonepropionase → MTLLLLNIHQLHCVANRGELKKSGFEMADSSMIENAYVYVENGLIRSVGRMDHITSTFQEADEIIDCEDRLVLPGFVDSHTHLVFAKGRETEYVDRIKGLSYEDIAARGGGILNSAKRLREMSEEQLLESAVARAWEILSWGTTTVEIKSGYGLTIEDELKMLRVAKRISQWCPIRIRTTFLGAHAVPAEFKGNQTGYVDLVVNEMLPRVAEEKLADFIDVFCDKGYFTVEETARIIQAGAKYGLRAKIHANELANSGGVQVGVANNALSVDHLECIGADEIKALLRCQTIPTVLPGCSFFLGIPFAPARQMIDEGLPVCIASDFNPGSSPGGNMQFMMSLACTKMRLLPEEALAAITLNGAAALGMSHEIGSIEPGKRADFVITAPMESLAALPYYYCRDQVETVIINGKEVGEE